One window from the genome of Variovorax sp. PAMC26660 encodes:
- a CDS encoding TIGR03364 family FAD-dependent oxidoreductase, whose amino-acid sequence MAGSHQDHFDLIVVGAGIVGLAHAYTAAQRGLKVCVVERDAACIGASIRNFGFITITGQAPGDTWRRAMHSRDVWQAVAPQAGIDIVHRNLWLAAYRPEAHAVLEAFMRTPMGEACELLEATDAQAKAPALSLADARSVLFSPHELRVESRTAIGLLARWLAEVHGVVFRFGETVHEVETPRVRTSRGVLRGERVVVCTNTDLHGLFADHIAAHKLTLCRLQMLRVKPEAGFRLPGSVMMDLSLVRYEGYSTLPEAAALRERLQQEEAASLAHGIHLIAVQSADGSLVVGDSHHYGDAPEPFAMEEVDQLILRHLRSTLNLETALITERWTGIYPSSKTTPCVIDAPDDATRVVLVTSGSGASTGFGIAHDVFNAW is encoded by the coding sequence ATGGCCGGCAGCCATCAAGACCACTTCGACCTGATCGTGGTCGGCGCCGGCATCGTCGGCCTGGCCCATGCCTACACCGCTGCGCAGCGCGGCCTCAAGGTCTGTGTGGTCGAGCGCGATGCAGCCTGTATCGGTGCGTCGATCCGCAACTTCGGCTTCATCACCATCACCGGCCAGGCGCCCGGCGACACATGGCGCCGGGCGATGCATTCGCGCGATGTGTGGCAGGCCGTGGCACCGCAGGCCGGCATCGACATCGTGCACCGCAATCTCTGGCTTGCGGCCTACCGTCCGGAGGCGCATGCGGTGCTCGAAGCCTTCATGCGCACGCCGATGGGCGAGGCCTGCGAGCTGCTCGAAGCCACCGACGCGCAGGCCAAGGCGCCGGCATTGAGCCTGGCCGATGCGCGCTCGGTGCTGTTCAGCCCGCACGAGCTGCGCGTGGAATCGCGCACCGCCATCGGCCTGCTCGCCAGGTGGCTGGCCGAGGTGCATGGCGTGGTGTTCCGTTTCGGCGAGACCGTGCACGAGGTGGAAACGCCGCGCGTGCGTACCTCGCGCGGCGTTCTTCGCGGCGAGCGCGTGGTGGTCTGTACCAACACCGACTTGCATGGCCTGTTTGCCGATCACATCGCCGCGCACAAGCTCACGCTGTGTCGCCTGCAGATGCTGCGCGTGAAGCCCGAAGCGGGTTTCCGTCTGCCGGGCTCCGTGATGATGGATCTGAGCCTCGTGCGCTACGAGGGCTACAGCACGCTGCCCGAGGCCGCCGCACTGCGCGAGCGCCTGCAGCAGGAGGAGGCCGCATCGCTCGCACACGGCATTCACCTGATCGCGGTGCAGAGCGCCGACGGCTCGCTGGTGGTGGGCGATTCGCACCACTACGGCGATGCGCCCGAACCCTTTGCGATGGAAGAGGTCGACCAGCTCATCCTGCGGCACCTGCGCAGCACGCTCAACCTCGAGACCGCGCTGATCACCGAACGCTGGACCGGCATCTATCCGTCGTCCAAGACCACGCCCTGCGTGATCGACGCGCCCGACGACGCCACGCGCGTGGTGCTGGTCACCAGTGGCAGCGGGGCGAGCACCGGCTTCGGCATTGCGCACGACGTCTTCAACGCCTGGTGA
- the phnX gene encoding phosphonoacetaldehyde hydrolase: protein MNAHNHSQLQAVVFDWAGTILDFGSCAPMGAFVKLFEQFGVDITIAEARGPMGMAKWDHIKALGSLPRIAAQWEARHGHAFNDADVDTLYEVFTPMNAASARDHADFIPGAVDAVNAARQRGLKIGSTTGYNRPIMDVVVPIAAAGGYAPDNLVCGGDLAEGRPSPLMMYRCFADLGVWPPYTVVKVDDTGVGLQEGLNAGTWAVGLAISGNSVGLTLAEWTALDEVQQQSYRETATAQLEAAGAHYVIDSVAELPQVLEDIERRLQRGERPAIA, encoded by the coding sequence ATGAACGCCCACAACCATTCGCAGCTCCAGGCCGTCGTCTTCGACTGGGCCGGCACCATCCTCGACTTCGGTTCCTGCGCACCCATGGGTGCCTTCGTGAAGCTGTTCGAGCAGTTCGGGGTGGACATCACCATCGCCGAAGCGCGCGGCCCGATGGGCATGGCCAAGTGGGACCACATCAAGGCGCTGGGCTCGCTGCCGCGCATCGCCGCGCAGTGGGAAGCCAGGCATGGCCACGCGTTCAACGATGCCGACGTCGACACGCTCTACGAAGTGTTCACGCCGATGAACGCGGCCAGCGCGCGCGACCATGCCGACTTCATTCCCGGCGCGGTCGACGCGGTGAACGCGGCACGCCAGCGCGGCCTGAAGATCGGCTCGACCACCGGCTACAACCGCCCGATCATGGACGTGGTCGTGCCCATCGCCGCAGCCGGCGGCTATGCGCCCGACAACCTCGTGTGCGGCGGCGATCTCGCCGAGGGTCGCCCATCGCCGCTCATGATGTACCGCTGCTTCGCCGATCTCGGCGTGTGGCCGCCCTACACGGTGGTCAAGGTCGACGACACCGGTGTGGGGCTGCAGGAAGGCCTGAACGCCGGCACCTGGGCCGTGGGCCTGGCGATCAGCGGCAATTCGGTGGGCCTCACGCTGGCCGAATGGACGGCGCTCGACGAGGTCCAGCAGCAGTCGTACCGCGAGACCGCGACCGCGCAGCTCGAGGCCGCCGGCGCCCACTACGTGATCGACAGCGTGGCCGAACTGCCGCAGGTGCTCGAAGACATCGAGCGCCGGCTGCAGCGCGGCGAGCGCCCGGCCATCGCCTGA
- a CDS encoding Bug family tripartite tricarboxylate transporter substrate binding protein — MTHTSASRAMHMDRRAFSLGLLALAGAASLPARAQGPWPAAKPIRLVLPFSAGGPGDTNVRAMAQAQGKRLSQTIIVDNRPGAGGIIGSEYVAKSAPDGYTWLSAGNGAIANALLRPKMPYAETDLVPVVGTSSAPSVLVTNAGVPARNLKELQAWARTKGRLNFGTAGSGSTGHFVAEMVEAALGVPVTLVHYKSGSQTVNAIVGGEVDLASEAPIGVSAFVQSGKLHALALTARERTGPMKQVPTTVEQGFPTILMQHWGGIFAPKGTPAAILDRIAEVTINAYKEDADLIAQTERGGAQPMLLGRAAFEKFLGDERTRMAQIVTASHMTLE, encoded by the coding sequence ATGACGCACACATCCGCGAGCAGAGCCATGCACATGGACCGCCGCGCGTTCTCGCTGGGCCTGCTCGCGCTCGCAGGCGCCGCCTCGCTGCCCGCCCGCGCGCAAGGCCCCTGGCCTGCGGCCAAGCCGATCCGCCTGGTGCTGCCCTTCTCCGCCGGCGGCCCCGGCGACACCAACGTGCGCGCGATGGCGCAGGCACAGGGCAAGCGGCTGAGCCAGACGATCATCGTGGACAACCGGCCAGGCGCCGGCGGCATCATCGGCAGCGAATACGTCGCCAAGAGCGCGCCCGATGGCTACACCTGGCTGTCGGCCGGCAACGGCGCCATCGCCAACGCGCTGCTGCGCCCGAAGATGCCTTATGCAGAAACCGACCTGGTGCCCGTAGTGGGCACGAGCAGCGCGCCCTCGGTGCTGGTCACCAATGCGGGCGTGCCCGCCAGGAACCTGAAGGAGCTGCAGGCCTGGGCTCGCACCAAGGGCCGCCTGAACTTCGGCACCGCGGGCAGCGGCAGCACGGGGCACTTCGTGGCCGAGATGGTCGAGGCCGCCCTGGGCGTGCCCGTGACGCTGGTGCACTACAAGAGCGGTTCGCAGACGGTGAACGCCATCGTCGGCGGCGAAGTGGACCTGGCCTCGGAGGCGCCCATCGGCGTCTCGGCGTTCGTGCAGTCGGGCAAGCTGCACGCGCTGGCGCTCACGGCGCGCGAACGCACGGGGCCGATGAAGCAGGTGCCGACCACAGTGGAACAGGGCTTTCCCACGATCCTGATGCAGCACTGGGGCGGCATCTTCGCGCCCAAGGGTACGCCGGCCGCGATCCTGGACCGCATCGCCGAGGTGACGATCAATGCCTACAAGGAAGACGCTGACCTGATCGCGCAGACCGAGCGCGGCGGCGCGCAGCCGATGCTGCTGGGACGCGCGGCATTCGAGAAATTCCTGGGGGACGAACGCACGCGCATGGCGCAGATCGTCACCGCGTCGCACATGACGCTGGAGTGA
- a CDS encoding MmgE/PrpD family protein, with translation MQTTHTTAATDPAGPTGRLAHWLADFRLDAAPASARERAKALTLDGIACAIVGAQLPWSRTAAQIVQKFEGRGDRTIVGWGARTSAPGAALLNGTFIQSFELDDYHPLGPLHSASIVLPALWAASEGELKVSGRQFLEAALAGYEVGPRVGMALHGAQMLSRGWHSGSVFGTHAAAASVGKLLGLDPARFEDALGLAGTQSAGLMAAQYEAMCKRMHHGFSARNGLYAAVLAEGGYTGIKRVFEREYGGFLSTFGEGHDPDASKITEALGERWEVERIVIKPYAAMGGIHSPLDALFDAGAQRKLVPEEIARIEVEVSHAVYHHGWWQPERPLTPIGAQMNIGYALAVAVLDGEAMVKQFAPARIDADDVWALIPRIEVRHQPEFDAGGPLKRGRVRLAVTFTDGQRIQIDRNTSRAIESPQTSDEVAAKYRTLTDGLIDGARQKSIEHMVRSIEDLPDVRELLALLAPPVAAAFD, from the coding sequence ATGCAAACCACGCACACCACCGCAGCCACCGACCCCGCGGGCCCCACCGGCCGCCTCGCCCACTGGCTCGCCGATTTCCGCCTCGACGCCGCACCCGCCTCCGCGCGCGAACGCGCCAAGGCGCTCACGCTCGACGGCATCGCCTGCGCCATCGTCGGCGCGCAACTGCCGTGGTCGCGCACGGCCGCGCAGATCGTGCAGAAGTTTGAAGGCCGCGGCGACCGCACCATCGTCGGCTGGGGCGCGCGCACCAGCGCACCGGGCGCGGCGCTGCTCAACGGCACCTTCATCCAGAGCTTCGAGCTGGACGACTACCACCCGCTGGGCCCGCTGCACAGCGCCTCGATCGTGCTGCCCGCGCTGTGGGCGGCCTCGGAGGGCGAGCTGAAGGTCAGCGGCCGGCAGTTCCTCGAAGCCGCGCTGGCGGGCTACGAAGTCGGCCCGCGCGTGGGTATGGCGCTGCACGGCGCGCAGATGCTCTCGCGCGGCTGGCACTCGGGCTCGGTGTTCGGCACGCACGCAGCGGCGGCTTCCGTCGGCAAGCTTCTGGGGCTGGACCCGGCGCGCTTCGAAGACGCACTGGGCCTGGCGGGCACGCAGTCGGCCGGGCTCATGGCCGCGCAATACGAGGCGATGTGCAAGCGCATGCACCACGGCTTTTCGGCACGCAACGGGCTCTACGCGGCGGTGCTGGCCGAGGGCGGCTACACCGGCATCAAGCGCGTGTTCGAGCGCGAGTACGGCGGCTTTCTCTCGACCTTCGGCGAGGGCCACGACCCCGACGCCTCGAAGATCACCGAGGCACTGGGCGAGCGCTGGGAGGTGGAGCGCATCGTCATCAAGCCCTATGCCGCGATGGGCGGCATCCACTCGCCGCTCGATGCGCTGTTCGACGCCGGCGCGCAGCGCAAGCTGGTGCCCGAAGAAATCGCGCGCATCGAGGTCGAGGTGAGCCATGCGGTCTACCACCACGGCTGGTGGCAGCCCGAGCGGCCGCTCACGCCCATCGGGGCGCAGATGAACATCGGCTACGCGCTGGCCGTGGCGGTGCTCGACGGCGAAGCCATGGTCAAGCAGTTCGCGCCCGCACGCATCGATGCCGACGATGTGTGGGCGCTGATTCCGCGCATCGAGGTGCGGCACCAGCCCGAGTTCGATGCCGGCGGACCGCTCAAGCGCGGCCGCGTGCGGTTGGCCGTCACGTTCACCGACGGGCAGCGCATCCAGATCGATCGCAACACGTCGCGCGCCATCGAGTCGCCGCAGACCAGCGACGAGGTCGCGGCCAAGTACCGCACGCTGACCGACGGACTGATCGACGGCGCACGGCAGAAATCCATCGAGCACATGGTGCGTTCCATCGAAGACCTACCCGACGTGCGCGAGCTGCTCGCGCTGCTGGCGCCGCCCGTGGCCGCGGCCTTCGACTGA
- a CDS encoding Bug family tripartite tricarboxylate transporter substrate binding protein, which translates to MNATISRRTLGALCLAVVATTAVAQGPLPTKPLRIVVGYPAGQTVDIIARNYAAALTRELGQPVYVDNRAGANGSLGAQEVKKSAPDGSTLLLGTLGQMAINPTLYKKLPYDTLKDFAPVSMVSMGPLLLVANPSFPANDVKELIAYAKARPGKVDFGSGGNGITAHLAMEMFQAQAGIQLNHIPYKGSPAALNDLMGGQVSLMFDAVPAALPHVKSGKLKALAISGLKRNPQLPSLPTMDEQGLKGFDVNSWVGFLAPAGTPPATVEALNAAIHRAAASPELQEATRAIGSEVMVDSPTHFAAFLQTEVKKWGKAVTDGRVQID; encoded by the coding sequence ATGAACGCAACGATCTCGCGGCGCACGCTTGGCGCGCTCTGCCTCGCCGTGGTAGCCACCACGGCAGTGGCACAAGGCCCGCTGCCGACCAAGCCGCTGCGCATCGTGGTCGGCTACCCGGCGGGCCAGACGGTGGACATCATCGCGCGCAATTACGCGGCGGCGCTCACCCGGGAATTGGGCCAGCCGGTGTACGTGGACAACCGCGCGGGCGCCAATGGCAGCCTCGGCGCGCAGGAAGTGAAGAAGAGCGCGCCCGACGGCAGCACGCTGCTGCTGGGCACGCTGGGGCAGATGGCCATCAACCCGACGCTGTACAAGAAGCTGCCCTACGACACGCTGAAGGACTTCGCGCCGGTGTCGATGGTCAGCATGGGCCCGCTGCTGCTGGTGGCCAACCCGTCGTTTCCGGCGAACGACGTGAAGGAACTGATCGCGTATGCGAAGGCACGGCCCGGCAAGGTCGACTTCGGCTCGGGCGGCAACGGCATCACCGCGCACCTGGCGATGGAGATGTTCCAGGCGCAGGCCGGCATCCAGCTCAATCACATTCCCTACAAGGGCTCGCCCGCCGCGCTGAACGACCTGATGGGCGGCCAGGTGTCGCTGATGTTCGACGCCGTGCCCGCGGCGCTGCCGCACGTGAAGTCCGGCAAGCTGAAGGCGCTGGCCATCTCGGGGCTCAAGCGCAACCCGCAGTTGCCGTCGCTGCCCACCATGGACGAACAGGGCCTCAAGGGCTTCGACGTCAATTCGTGGGTCGGCTTTCTCGCGCCGGCCGGCACGCCGCCGGCCACGGTGGAGGCGCTCAACGCGGCCATCCACCGCGCCGCGGCCAGCCCCGAACTGCAGGAGGCCACGCGCGCCATCGGCTCGGAGGTGATGGTGGATTCACCCACCCACTTCGCCGCCTTCCTGCAGACCGAAGTGAAGAAGTGGGGCAAGGCCGTGACGGACGGCCGTGTCCAGATCGATTGA
- a CDS encoding 2-methylaconitate cis-trans isomerase PrpF family protein: MAFPSETEQVAVRCVLMRGGTSKALFFHERDVPPAGPARDRLLKRAMGTPDVLQIDGMGGSRLVTSKVAIIQRSAREDADVDYTFAQVDVDRNGVGYDANCGNISSAVAPFAIDEGLVEAVEPVTTVRIYNTNTDKLLVSKVQVKNGKARVHGDCAIPGVPGTGAEILMDYAGTVGAKTGRLLPTGQAVDTVTLEDGRRIEVSLCDTANPCVFVAAASLGMSGSELPDAISADRALIETLGEIQSKMGERIGLYANWREVHLPGLPLAVIVAPPANYADVNGQTQEAASMDLRARLVFLGKCHDSMAGTGSMCTAAASRVPGSVVHQAVGAARAATGTLRIGHPLGVMEVKVVAEASADPADTRFTALGLTRTARRLMAGEVYVPVEVHA; the protein is encoded by the coding sequence ATGGCTTTCCCTTCCGAGACCGAACAGGTCGCCGTTCGCTGCGTGCTGATGCGCGGCGGCACCAGCAAGGCGCTGTTCTTCCATGAACGCGACGTGCCGCCCGCGGGCCCCGCGCGCGACCGCCTGCTCAAGCGCGCGATGGGCACGCCCGACGTGCTGCAGATCGACGGCATGGGCGGCTCGCGCCTCGTGACCTCGAAGGTCGCGATCATCCAGCGCTCCGCGCGCGAGGATGCCGATGTCGACTACACCTTCGCGCAGGTCGACGTGGACCGCAACGGCGTGGGCTACGACGCCAACTGCGGCAACATCTCCTCGGCCGTCGCGCCCTTCGCCATCGACGAAGGGCTGGTCGAAGCCGTCGAGCCGGTGACCACCGTGCGCATCTACAACACCAACACCGACAAGCTGCTGGTCTCGAAGGTGCAGGTGAAGAACGGCAAGGCCCGCGTGCACGGCGACTGCGCCATTCCGGGCGTGCCCGGCACGGGTGCCGAGATCCTCATGGACTACGCGGGCACCGTGGGCGCCAAGACCGGCCGTTTGCTGCCGACGGGCCAGGCGGTGGACACGGTGACGCTGGAAGACGGCCGCCGCATCGAGGTCTCGCTGTGCGACACCGCCAACCCCTGCGTGTTCGTCGCGGCGGCATCGCTCGGCATGAGCGGCAGCGAACTGCCCGACGCCATCAGCGCCGACCGCGCACTCATCGAGACGCTGGGCGAGATCCAGTCGAAGATGGGCGAGCGCATCGGCCTGTACGCCAACTGGCGCGAGGTGCACCTGCCGGGCCTGCCGCTGGCGGTGATCGTCGCGCCGCCGGCCAACTACGCGGACGTCAACGGCCAGACGCAGGAAGCTGCGTCCATGGACCTGCGTGCGCGCCTCGTGTTCCTCGGCAAGTGCCACGACAGCATGGCCGGCACCGGCTCGATGTGCACGGCCGCCGCCTCGCGCGTGCCGGGGTCGGTGGTGCACCAGGCCGTCGGCGCGGCGCGCGCGGCCACCGGCACGCTGCGAATCGGCCATCCGCTGGGCGTGATGGAGGTGAAGGTGGTGGCCGAGGCATCGGCCGATCCGGCAGACACGCGCTTCACCGCGCTCGGTCTCACGCGCACGGCGCGCCGGCTGATGGCGGGCGAGGTCTATGTGCCGGTGGAGGTGCACGCATGA
- a CDS encoding Bug family tripartite tricarboxylate transporter substrate binding protein: protein MFKHFNRNQPPPISALLALSAFCALAAPATAQTTWHPDRPVTLVVPYAAGGGTDATARAVSKQLGVIWGQPVIVENMPGADGLIGTRRVMEARPDGYTLLLQVPSIVVTRYTPGLKGIDPLARLEPVTAVSQSPAAVVVSAKLPVKTFGEFVQYCKAAAQPCSLGTGESLARISAKQLAAEAGLPNLIVVNYRGTGAIVTDMIANNVNMAFTGITAALPHYKAGTLKILATQGPKRAAALPEVPTTAEAGYPQFQSVTWFGLFAPKGTPASVTQGIVAGLREAVKDADVRKTIASAGAEPVVNTPAAFAAQVREESERMAALVKLYPLE, encoded by the coding sequence GTGTTCAAGCACTTCAACAGGAACCAGCCACCACCGATATCGGCCTTGCTCGCGCTGTCGGCCTTCTGCGCGCTCGCGGCGCCCGCCACCGCGCAAACCACCTGGCACCCCGACCGCCCCGTGACGCTGGTCGTGCCCTACGCGGCCGGCGGCGGCACCGACGCCACGGCGCGCGCGGTCTCCAAGCAGCTCGGCGTGATCTGGGGCCAGCCGGTCATCGTGGAGAACATGCCCGGCGCCGACGGCCTCATCGGCACGCGCCGCGTGATGGAGGCCAGGCCCGACGGCTACACGCTGCTACTGCAGGTGCCCTCGATCGTCGTCACCCGCTATACGCCGGGCTTGAAGGGCATCGACCCGCTCGCGCGGCTGGAACCGGTGACGGCGGTGTCGCAATCGCCCGCGGCCGTGGTCGTGAGCGCCAAGCTGCCGGTGAAGACCTTCGGCGAGTTCGTGCAGTACTGCAAGGCCGCCGCGCAGCCCTGCTCGCTGGGCACCGGCGAATCGCTGGCGCGCATTTCCGCCAAGCAGCTCGCGGCCGAAGCGGGCCTGCCGAACCTGATCGTCGTCAACTACCGCGGCACCGGTGCGATCGTGACCGACATGATCGCCAACAACGTCAACATGGCGTTCACCGGCATCACCGCCGCGCTGCCGCACTACAAGGCCGGCACGCTGAAGATCCTGGCCACGCAAGGCCCGAAGCGCGCCGCCGCATTGCCCGAGGTGCCGACCACCGCCGAGGCCGGCTACCCGCAGTTCCAGTCGGTCACCTGGTTCGGCCTTTTCGCGCCCAAGGGCACGCCGGCGAGCGTGACGCAGGGCATCGTCGCCGGGCTGCGCGAAGCAGTGAAAGACGCCGACGTGCGCAAGACCATCGCCTCGGCCGGCGCCGAGCCGGTGGTGAACACGCCGGCCGCCTTCGCGGCGCAGGTGCGCGAGGAGAGCGAGCGCATGGCTGCGCTGGTCAAGCTCTACCCGCTCGAGTGA
- a CDS encoding YbhB/YbcL family Raf kinase inhibitor-like protein, producing MSTVAPRRPHPWVLRWAGLLTRGRHAGDTSLACSDEALARLPLALDLRSTGFAHGGAMARRHAGEGVGDNRSPALAWNALPPQATHWLLLCEDPDVPMARAITHLLAWGPRAIDALAEGALNAGHAPTGVALVLNGLGRSGYDGPRPLPGHGPHRYVFQLYALDAAPPAGLSRETTLLPWLRTHALSRGRLDGLFRRDWRQRPIAP from the coding sequence TTGAGCACCGTCGCACCGCGCCGGCCGCACCCCTGGGTGCTGCGCTGGGCCGGCCTGCTCACGCGCGGACGGCATGCGGGTGATACGAGCCTGGCCTGCAGCGACGAAGCGCTCGCGCGCCTGCCACTCGCGCTCGACCTGCGCAGCACCGGCTTCGCGCACGGCGGCGCGATGGCACGGCGCCACGCAGGCGAAGGCGTCGGCGACAACCGGTCGCCCGCGCTCGCGTGGAATGCGCTGCCACCGCAGGCCACGCACTGGCTGCTGTTGTGCGAAGACCCCGACGTACCGATGGCCCGTGCGATCACGCACCTGCTGGCATGGGGACCGCGCGCGATCGATGCGCTGGCCGAAGGCGCCCTGAACGCCGGCCACGCGCCCACGGGCGTGGCGCTGGTCCTGAACGGCCTGGGCCGCAGCGGCTACGACGGCCCCCGCCCGTTGCCCGGCCATGGCCCGCACCGCTACGTGTTCCAGCTCTACGCACTCGACGCCGCGCCACCGGCCGGCCTGTCGCGCGAGACCACGCTGCTGCCCTGGCTGCGCACCCATGCGCTCTCGCGCGGCCGGCTCGACGGCCTGTTCCGGCGCGACTGGCGCCAACGACCGATCGCGCCCTGA
- the leuD gene encoding 3-isopropylmalate dehydratase small subunit yields the protein MTPFTAVTGAAVPLMRANVDTDLIVRIERLTAFQKDQLGPYALEALRLRPDGSEDPTCVLNQPAFRHAPVLLAGENFGCGSSREGAVWALMGLGVRCVIAPSFGDIFFNNCFQNGVLPVRWPIAQVEALAAQCAGGAAVTVDLHAKTVTAPDGTGWPFDIDPLRREALLHGLDDIGLTLKDDALIREWQQTDRARRPWAWPSAQGATA from the coding sequence ATGACCCCTTTCACCGCCGTCACCGGCGCCGCCGTGCCGCTGATGCGCGCCAATGTCGACACCGACCTGATCGTGCGCATCGAACGCCTCACCGCTTTCCAGAAGGACCAGCTCGGCCCCTACGCACTCGAGGCGTTGCGCCTGCGCCCGGACGGCAGCGAAGACCCGACCTGCGTGCTCAACCAGCCGGCCTTCCGCCACGCGCCCGTGCTGCTGGCCGGCGAGAACTTCGGCTGCGGCTCGTCGCGCGAAGGCGCGGTGTGGGCCCTGATGGGTCTGGGCGTGCGCTGCGTGATCGCGCCGAGCTTCGGCGACATCTTCTTCAACAACTGCTTCCAGAACGGCGTACTGCCGGTGCGCTGGCCGATCGCGCAGGTGGAAGCGCTGGCGGCGCAGTGCGCGGGCGGCGCGGCCGTCACGGTCGACCTGCATGCGAAGACCGTGACCGCGCCCGATGGCACCGGATGGCCCTTCGACATCGACCCGCTGCGCCGCGAGGCACTGCTGCACGGCCTCGACGACATCGGCCTCACGCTGAAGGACGATGCGCTGATCCGCGAATGGCAGCAGACCGACCGCGCGCGCAGGCCGTGGGCCTGGCCCTCTGCGCAAGGAGCCACGGCTTGA
- the leuC gene encoding 3-isopropylmalate dehydratase large subunit produces MTPPRSSLRASLPPEGALASRGAARREARTLFDKLWDAHVVRALGDGWALLHIDRHLLHDLSGPPAMAEVAARGLPLHNPELDFATPDHAASSQPGRTPGTFPLGGRLHGALRDLSAKSGVRFYDLGHPGQGIVHVMGPELGIVLPGLTVICGDSHTCTNGGLGALAFGVGSSESTHALATQTLRQQKPKRMRIRCDGTLGAGVTAKDLALHIIGTLGAAAGVGYAIEFAGEAVRALDVEARLTLCNLTVELGARFGLIAPDERTIEWVRGRVFAPTGTAFDAAAAYWRTLPGDDDAAFDHEETIDASAVAPTVTWGTSPEDAIAIDGATPDPAAAADQATREAVEAALAYMGLQPRTAIAGTPVDWVFIGSCANSRLPDLRAAADVARGRHVADGVTAWVVPGSENVKRAAEAEGLREVFEAAGFQWREPGCSMCVAANGEQVPPQARCVSTSNRNFVGRQGPGARTHLASPAMAAAAAVTGRITDVRTLT; encoded by the coding sequence ATGACACCCCCACGCTCATCGCTTCGTGCATCGCTGCCCCCCGAGGGGGCGCTGGCCTCCCGTGGGGCGGCCCGGCGGGAGGCACGCACCCTGTTCGACAAGCTCTGGGACGCCCACGTGGTGCGCGCGCTCGGCGACGGCTGGGCGCTGCTGCATATCGACCGGCACCTGCTGCACGACCTCTCGGGCCCGCCCGCGATGGCCGAGGTGGCGGCGCGCGGGCTGCCGCTGCACAACCCGGAGCTGGACTTCGCCACGCCCGACCACGCCGCATCGAGCCAGCCGGGCCGCACCCCCGGCACCTTCCCGCTCGGCGGCCGGCTGCACGGCGCGTTGCGCGACCTCAGCGCGAAATCGGGCGTGCGCTTCTACGATCTGGGTCATCCCGGCCAGGGCATCGTGCACGTGATGGGGCCCGAGCTCGGCATCGTGCTGCCCGGCCTCACGGTGATCTGCGGCGACAGCCACACCTGCACCAACGGCGGCCTGGGCGCGCTGGCCTTCGGCGTCGGCTCTTCGGAGAGCACGCACGCGCTGGCCACGCAGACGCTGCGCCAGCAAAAACCCAAGCGCATGCGCATCCGCTGCGACGGCACGCTGGGCGCGGGCGTCACCGCCAAGGACCTGGCGCTGCACATCATCGGCACACTGGGCGCCGCGGCCGGCGTGGGCTATGCGATCGAGTTCGCAGGCGAGGCGGTGCGCGCCCTCGATGTCGAGGCGCGGCTCACGCTGTGCAACCTCACGGTGGAACTGGGCGCTCGCTTCGGCCTGATCGCGCCGGACGAGCGCACCATCGAATGGGTGCGGGGCCGCGTCTTCGCGCCCACCGGTACGGCCTTCGATGCCGCGGCCGCGTATTGGCGCACGCTGCCGGGCGACGACGACGCCGCGTTCGACCACGAAGAAACGATCGACGCATCGGCCGTCGCGCCCACGGTGACCTGGGGCACCAGCCCCGAAGACGCCATCGCCATCGACGGTGCGACGCCGGACCCTGCCGCCGCGGCCGACCAGGCCACGCGTGAGGCCGTCGAGGCCGCGCTCGCCTACATGGGCCTGCAGCCGCGCACGGCCATCGCGGGCACGCCGGTCGACTGGGTCTTCATCGGCTCCTGCGCCAACTCGCGCCTGCCCGACCTGCGCGCCGCCGCCGACGTGGCGCGCGGCCGGCATGTGGCGGACGGTGTCACCGCGTGGGTGGTGCCCGGCTCCGAGAACGTCAAGCGCGCGGCCGAAGCCGAAGGCCTGCGCGAGGTGTTCGAGGCCGCGGGCTTCCAGTGGCGCGAGCCCGGCTGCAGCATGTGCGTGGCCGCCAACGGCGAACAGGTGCCGCCGCAGGCGCGCTGCGTGTCCACCTCCAACCGCAACTTCGTCGGACGCCAGGGGCCCGGGGCGCGCACGCATCTCGCGAGCCCTGCGATGGCCGCGGCCGCTGCGGTGACCGGCCGCATCACCGACGTGAGGACACTGACATGA